The proteins below are encoded in one region of Campylobacter helveticus:
- a CDS encoding DMT family transporter, producing MKHGYLYLSLIIAMFLWGMSWPTSKILSSYANAEFVVLWRFFFVIIGSLPVLLFLKISLKLSKDALKWLFIAGSLNALYAFSFFLALRYGTAGKGGVLVTTMVPIFSYLFLFLGFKKSHKLSKSEILGLFIGVISGLCLLNLNSLEELFGRFNVLFLFCAFVWALMSLCTHKTKGSHPLAVNFYVNCISFLLFTPLFLDSDSLFILEVDMKFWLNMFVVAFLSTVVGTSIYYYGIHILGSVRANSFILVTPVSALFTSFLILDEVPTLLTLIGCVLAIMAIYFMGKKGKA from the coding sequence ATGAAGCACGGCTATCTTTACCTTTCTCTCATTATCGCTATGTTTTTATGGGGTATGTCCTGGCCCACCTCTAAAATTTTAAGCTCTTACGCAAATGCGGAATTTGTCGTTTTGTGGCGATTTTTCTTTGTGATTATAGGCTCTTTGCCTGTGCTTTTGTTTTTAAAAATTTCTCTAAAACTTTCTAAAGATGCACTTAAATGGCTTTTTATCGCAGGGAGCTTAAATGCCCTTTATGCTTTTAGCTTTTTTCTTGCTTTGCGTTATGGCACGGCAGGTAAAGGTGGAGTTTTGGTTACGACTATGGTGCCGATTTTTTCCTATCTTTTTTTATTTTTAGGTTTTAAAAAAAGCCATAAACTAAGCAAAAGCGAAATTTTAGGACTTTTTATAGGCGTTATTTCGGGGCTTTGTTTGCTTAATCTAAATTCCTTAGAAGAGCTTTTTGGACGCTTTAATGTGTTGTTTTTATTTTGTGCTTTTGTGTGGGCGCTGATGAGTCTTTGCACCCATAAAACTAAAGGCTCACACCCTTTAGCTGTGAATTTTTATGTCAATTGCATTTCCTTTTTGCTTTTTACCCCACTTTTTTTAGATAGTGATAGCCTTTTTATCTTAGAAGTGGATATGAAATTTTGGCTTAATATGTTTGTCGTAGCATTTTTATCCACTGTAGTTGGGACTAGCATCTATTATTATGGAATTCATATTTTAGGAAGTGTGAGGGCAAATTCTTTTATCCTCGTAACGCCTGTGAGTGCTTTATTTACAAGTTTTTTAATCTTAGATGAAGTGCCAACACTTCTTACCTTAATAGGCTGCGTTTTGGCAATTATGGCGATTTATTTTATGGGGAAAAAGGGCAAAGCCTAG
- a CDS encoding putative metalloprotease CJM1_0395 family protein: MMINLSYSNYDYYKPQASNQNTNSKDLNPQNPNEENQTSTQKEENKEQTQMVNGVELTAKEIQLVRELQSVDRNVKAHEAAHQAAGGGLAGVASYSYTRGPDNQMYATAGEVPIRMQKGNTPEQTISNARQVMAAAMAPADPSPQDYKVAANATRMEIEARAEATKLKAEEAKEKNKEEKREEDKENSQSSNEFKEQVKKAYDFSEDSLGLNIAS, translated from the coding sequence ATGATGATTAATTTAAGTTATTCAAATTATGATTATTACAAGCCTCAAGCCTCCAATCAAAATACAAATTCTAAAGATTTAAACCCTCAAAATCCAAACGAGGAAAATCAAACTTCTACCCAAAAAGAAGAAAATAAAGAACAAACTCAAATGGTAAATGGAGTTGAACTTACGGCAAAAGAAATTCAACTCGTAAGAGAACTTCAAAGCGTAGATAGAAATGTCAAAGCTCACGAAGCAGCACATCAAGCAGCGGGAGGAGGCTTGGCTGGAGTGGCAAGTTATAGCTATACGAGGGGACCAGATAATCAAATGTATGCCACCGCAGGTGAAGTGCCTATAAGAATGCAAAAGGGCAATACACCCGAACAAACTATATCTAACGCTAGACAAGTAATGGCTGCTGCGATGGCACCAGCCGACCCTAGTCCGCAAGATTATAAAGTCGCTGCAAATGCAACTAGAATGGAAATTGAAGCAAGAGCTGAAGCGACAAAATTAAAAGCCGAAGAAGCAAAAGAAAAAAATAAAGAAGAGAAACGCGAAGAAGATAAAGAAAATTCGCAAAGCTCAAACGAATTTAAAGAGCAAGTGAAAAAGGCTTATGATTTTAGTGAAGATTCTTTAGGACTTAACATCGCCTCTTAA
- a CDS encoding HIT family protein: MLYENALIYIEKEEAQVPWLKIFTKEIYKEFSDCPTHLQRELFDKILLCEKALLEFYQPEKINIASFANYVPRVHFHIMARFKDDAFFPECMWGKQQREVKELDLPKFEDFVEFLNEKLKS, from the coding sequence ATGCTTTACGAAAACGCGTTGATTTACATAGAAAAAGAAGAAGCCCAAGTGCCTTGGCTTAAGATTTTTACAAAAGAAATTTATAAGGAATTTAGCGATTGTCCCACGCATTTGCAAAGGGAGCTTTTTGATAAAATTTTACTTTGTGAAAAGGCATTACTAGAATTTTATCAGCCTGAAAAAATTAATATCGCCTCATTTGCTAATTATGTCCCAAGAGTGCATTTTCATATTATGGCGCGTTTTAAAGATGATGCTTTTTTCCCTGAGTGTATGTGGGGAAAGCAACAAAGAGAAGTGAAAGAACTTGATTTGCCTAAATTTGAAGATTTTGTGGAATTTTTAAATGAAAAGTTAAAAAGTTAG
- a CDS encoding YceI family protein, translating into MKKLLFSSLLAASLLSPALMAKDYVLDKTHTDIGFKIKHLQISNVKGNFKDYDAVIDFDPATNEFKKLEAKVKIASVDTDNKTRDNHLLQDDFFKAKKHPEMTFVMKKYEKKGGDEGKMSGILTIAGVSKDIVFDTEIGGVAKGRDGKEKIGFTLESEIKRSEFKFAPSTSNLTLSDEVKIIVEVEANEK; encoded by the coding sequence ATGAAAAAACTGCTTTTCAGTTCGCTTTTGGCGGCTTCGTTATTAAGTCCAGCTCTTATGGCTAAGGATTATGTGCTTGATAAGACTCACACAGATATTGGTTTTAAGATTAAGCATTTACAAATTAGTAATGTGAAAGGGAATTTTAAGGACTATGATGCGGTGATTGATTTTGACCCTGCGACTAATGAATTTAAAAAGCTTGAAGCAAAGGTTAAAATCGCTTCTGTGGATACAGATAATAAAACAAGAGATAATCACCTTTTACAAGATGATTTTTTCAAAGCTAAAAAACACCCTGAAATGACTTTTGTGATGAAAAAATACGAAAAAAAAGGCGGTGATGAAGGTAAAATGAGCGGAATACTAACGATAGCTGGTGTGTCAAAAGACATTGTTTTTGATACTGAAATCGGTGGCGTGGCTAAGGGTAGAGATGGTAAAGAGAAAATCGGCTTTACTTTGGAAAGTGAGATTAAAAGAAGCGAATTTAAATTTGCTCCAAGCACTTCAAATCTTACTTTAAGCGATGAAGTAAAAATCATCGTTGAGGTAGAAGCTAACGAGAAATAA
- a CDS encoding motility associated factor glycosyltransferase family protein has translation MLRSEFFDKNIKAMRACNAELSKKLDRLKQTKKYELIFNKDPLNLNIIELKTRAKMYQNPLKELKEKIKFINENRALNPVLFFYGVGNGLLYKALLQNETYKKIIVFEKDIELIFLALNVSNFSEDLASGRLVFILSKEMNPIKAVQLFSSHEFALLYRSYFLELHCDYYEKYKKDILAINHLNKNAIIELSLRNGNDPADALQGIDQFIQHLPKMLTHPCMDSLIQKRKDKVETAIIVATGPSLSKQLPLLKKYAKKASIFCLDASYAILAKEKIKPDYVLSLERVEASSKFFDNDFKEFDKDVLFILLALTHPKTLNFIEKNHRDYMLAPRMLPLSQELALKEFGFLTGWSVAHIAYSIAWALGHKNIILIGQDLAYAKDGTTHSKGYSRGLETAKKEANSQEQREIKAYGGKGKVKSTKIWTIFRDFYEQLIYLSKNSCTTYNATEGGARIEGAIEKPFKELCETLLKKELKKPFPKPKALPRARQNELMLQSYKKLKGFIRTSENLGKECKRLSNQIKTITKGGTQKHSIETICKNIESFKNKIGQKKYYYLSELLGPSTFHAESLLSPLYLTSVKNDSDKQNKLVAWIYANEAWIDEIYNFIYMQNGVIKRAIVPLRESLEKRKLL, from the coding sequence TTGACAAAAATATCAAGGCGATGAGAGCTTGTAATGCGGAGCTTAGCAAAAAGCTAGATAGACTAAAGCAAACTAAAAAATACGAACTTATCTTTAATAAAGACCCGCTCAATTTAAATATTATCGAGCTTAAAACTAGAGCAAAAATGTATCAAAACCCCCTCAAAGAATTAAAAGAAAAGATAAAATTCATCAACGAAAATAGAGCCTTAAATCCCGTTTTATTTTTTTATGGAGTGGGAAATGGACTTTTATATAAGGCTTTGTTGCAAAATGAAACTTACAAAAAAATTATCGTTTTTGAAAAAGATATAGAGCTTATCTTCCTTGCTTTAAATGTTTCAAATTTTAGCGAAGATTTAGCAAGTGGGAGGCTCGTTTTTATACTTAGTAAAGAAATGAATCCTATAAAAGCCGTCCAGCTTTTTAGCTCACACGAATTTGCCCTACTCTACCGCTCCTATTTTTTAGAGCTTCATTGTGATTATTACGAAAAATACAAAAAAGACATTTTAGCCATTAACCACCTTAACAAAAATGCCATAATCGAGCTTTCCCTAAGAAATGGAAACGACCCAGCAGACGCACTTCAAGGCATAGACCAATTTATCCAGCACTTACCTAAAATGCTAACGCACCCTTGTATGGATAGTCTGATTCAAAAAAGAAAGGATAAGGTAGAAACCGCCATCATAGTCGCCACAGGACCAAGCCTTAGCAAACAACTACCCTTGCTTAAAAAATACGCCAAAAAGGCAAGTATTTTCTGCCTTGATGCAAGTTATGCCATTTTGGCGAAAGAAAAGATTAAACCTGATTATGTGTTAAGTCTTGAAAGAGTGGAGGCTAGTAGCAAATTTTTTGATAATGATTTTAAAGAATTTGATAAAGATGTGCTTTTCATTCTCCTTGCTCTCACCCACCCAAAAACTTTAAATTTCATCGAGAAAAATCACAGAGACTATATGCTAGCGCCAAGAATGCTTCCTCTCTCACAAGAGCTTGCGCTTAAAGAATTTGGCTTTTTAACTGGCTGGAGCGTCGCACATATCGCCTATTCCATTGCGTGGGCGCTTGGGCATAAAAATATCATTTTAATAGGACAAGACTTAGCCTATGCAAAAGATGGCACCACGCACTCAAAAGGCTATTCAAGAGGCTTAGAAACAGCCAAAAAAGAGGCAAATTCACAAGAGCAAAGAGAAATTAAAGCTTATGGAGGCAAGGGCAAGGTAAAAAGCACGAAAATTTGGACAATTTTTAGAGATTTTTACGAGCAGCTCATTTATCTTTCTAAAAATTCTTGCACAACTTACAATGCCACAGAGGGCGGTGCGAGGATAGAAGGAGCGATAGAAAAGCCTTTTAAAGAGCTTTGCGAAACCTTGCTTAAAAAAGAGCTTAAAAAGCCATTTCCAAAGCCAAAAGCTTTACCAAGAGCAAGGCAAAATGAACTAATGCTTCAAAGCTATAAAAAACTCAAAGGCTTCATAAGAACAAGTGAAAATTTAGGCAAAGAGTGCAAAAGACTTTCCAATCAAATCAAAACCATAACCAAAGGAGGCACACAAAAGCACTCTATTGAAACGATTTGCAAAAATATCGAAAGCTTTAAAAATAAAATAGGACAAAAGAAATATTACTATCTTAGTGAGCTTTTAGGTCCTAGCACTTTCCACGCAGAAAGTTTGCTCTCGCCTCTTTATCTCACATCGGTAAAAAATGACTCAGATAAGCAAAATAAACTTGTAGCGTGGATTTACGCAAATGAAGCTTGGATTGATGAAATTTATAATTTTATTTATATGCAAAATGGCGTGATAAAAAGGGCTATCGTGCCTTTAAGAGAAAGCTTAGAAAAGCGAAAATTGCTTTAA